TCTACATATACAAAATTATGAGAGCTATCTAAGGAAATaagaattattataataaaggaaatgattaaaatattcTAGAAATATTtactttcctacactcccccaaGTTAGGTCTTCGGGTCACCAATACCTAACTTGCACAATGTTCGCTCAAATACTTCTGATGTAACTGCCTTTGTAAGAATATCAGTTAGTTGATCTTTCGATCTTACAAAAGTAAGGCTTATAATCTTCTTCTCAAGtttctcctttatgaaatgtcGGTTGATCTCCACATGCTTGGTGTGATCATGTTGAACTGGGTTCCCAGATATACTGATTGCtgctttattatcacaaaaCAATTTGCAAGCCTTCTTCTGCGGGAAACCTAGTTCACTTAGGAGCTTCTTTAGCCATATGACTTCAGTTATCCCTTTTGCAATAGCATGAAACTCTGCTTCTGCACTTGACAAAGCAACAACCTGTTGTTTCTTACTTCTCCATGTAACCAGATTTCCCCCAACCAATGTAAAGTACCAAGAAACGGATTTCCTATCATCTCGATCACTTGCCCAATCTACATCAGTATAGGCCAAAAGATCTAATTGATCGCTTTTCCCGAATAAAATGCCTCTGCTACTTGTACCCTTTAGGTACCTTAGGATCCTCATGATTACTGTCATATAGTGTATCTTTGGTTGGTGCATAAACTTGCTCACTACTCCAACTGCATATGCAATGTCTGGTCGTCTGTGAGATAGATAGATGAGTTTCCCTACCATTCTCTGATACTGCCCTCTGTCATCCAATTATCCTCCTTTGATCATCTTAAGGCCATGATTGGCCATAATAGGTGTCTCTACAGGTTTACAATCTAGCATACCTGTTTCAGCTAGCAAGTTAAGAATATACTTCCGTTGGCTAATGAAGATACCTCTTCTTGACCTCAATACTAAAATACCAAGGAAATACTTCAGTTGTTCTAagtttttcatttcaaattctcgaaACAGCTGCTCCTTGAGGACACATATTTCCTTTTCATCATCCTCGGTAATaatcatatcatccacatagatAATTAGGCACGTGATACGATCATTCTTTCTCttaaggaacaaagtatggtcATAGTTGCTTTGTTTATAACCAAACTTTGTCATAGCTGCAGTGAATCTCTCAAACCATGCCCTTAGAGATTGTTTAAGACCATACAAAGCTTTTTTCAATTTACACCCTTCTCTTGGAGCAAAGTCACTAGAAAAACCTAGGGGAGCTTTCATATACACCTCATCCTCTATCTTTCCATGTAAAAAACAATATTCACATCGAACTGATTTAGTGGCCAATCTTTGTTTGTAGCTATTGAGAATAGGACTCGAATTGTGTCGATTTTAGCCACTGGTGAGAACGTTTCAGAATAATCTACCCCATACGTCTGAGTATACCCTTGTGCTACCAAACTTGCTTTGTACTGTTCAATAGTATCATCAGCCAAATATTTGATTGCGTATACCCATCTGCATCCAACTGTCTTCTTTCCTCTTGGCAACTCACACTTTTCCCATGTTTCATTCTTCTTAAGAGCAGAAATTTCTTCCTCCATTGCCCCTTTTCAATTTGGATCCCGGAGCGCTTCTTTAGTGTTTTTTGGAAGAACATTGAAATACAGGGTGAGAGCCACTTATTGACCttagggtaatggaatgttgtcgTTGTTGTGTTTTTTATCTCATTAACAAGTAAAATGAGTAGAACAGACCGAAAATAAATTAATCAGTATTGTTTCCCGATCTATGTTTAATTGAGCAAGATAAATTTAATTGGAATGACATGATTTCAGGCCAATATCAGGAGCATCAATGAATCCAGCAAGAAGTTTAGGACCAGCAATAGTATCACACCATTATAAGGGCATATGGATATACCTTGTGGCGCCTACTGCAGGTGCTATAGCTGGTGCAATGGTGTATAATCTTATAAGGTTCACTGACAAACCATTGCGCGAGATAACTAAGACTGGTTCCTTCCTTAAGGCTAAGGGTTCATCTAGATCGGCTCGCAACGGTTCGTCCTACTAAGATTCAATCAGACTGTTGGTTTAAATTAGATTAGAATTAGCTTAAATTGGGCATATTATAGAGCCTTTTAACTTAAGATTTATGCAATCAGCTGCTAGTTCATGTAttatgtttgtatgtatgtgGCTATTCTTGACATATTCGGCATAATTGTTATTGTATTGTGCATCAACTTGTGAGGAGAAGGCCCAACATATATTGTCTTATGATGTACTCCTATCCTTTTGATGAGTTTGCTACTGAACGTGATGTATTGTGAGAAAACATTACTTTCAGCTAGAAACTCAAAGGGACAAAGGCAGTAGTTTGATTAGAAGTTGTCAAACTCATCAAGTATTTAAAGTATTTATCTTTTTAGAATGGGAATGGATGAAatgaatttataaaattaattactatAAATCTTACATTACAatcaagaaattgaaattgtgGATATTCGAGGCCCATCTAATTATTTCCATGCAAAACAACCTTCAATGACATGACATTTacgtataaaattattttgattgtCGATCTTATTCCCTTACGAAAGTTCAATAGGACTCCTAAAACTCGCTAGAAGGAGtgaatgaagaatttgagattttttttgaaatgtctTGAAATTCGTCTCAAGTTTTTAAAAACATATTCTTAAACTCTTTAAAAGACTTCTGTTTTAGAGTAGCTTTGGAAGAGCAAGAACTTGATATGTAGAGATAGGATAGATGTCATGAACTTGCTCTTATACAATGTAAACCTCTACATAGTTAGCCTAATGTATTAGTCAAAATGATAACTCGAGATATTCAATGGGACTGGTCAACCTAACTGGTCAGGAGTGAATCATTAATCGGTCGAGTTAATAATGAATCAAATCATTGTCGGGCTTTGATGCAAAGAGTCAAGGTCGGGCTGGAAAGGGTCCTATGACATTACTATATATAGGCGGGTCAACCCAAATGACTACAAAGTAAGACTAAAATATCATTGGAAGAACTTTTTTAAAATGAGTTGGGCAGGTTAAGTCTAAAAGGGCTTTGCCCCGTTGGCCCAATTAATAGCTCTAATTATAACACCAACAGAAGCTATAGATCAAAAGAAGAGAAAACCCAAGTTAGAGAACAGATTTATAAAATAGAGAATACATTAAGATGAGTACATAACTATCATTTGATTTCATTCTTGTCTATGCTTAAATAGTTTCATTACATGGTTATTTATAGACTAAGAAACTCAGATGATCATAATAAAAAGAGGTTGCAAATGAGTAGTTGCATTGATTCAGATATAGAAAACATAGCATATGACTGCTGGCAAGGAGCTGCTCAAAGAACAATGCTATTGTCCTTTACTATTTTACAACTGATGGTACCATTGCGAGCTGCGGGAACATTCTTGTTAAGTTTAATGTTAAAGACAAActttgttgtgcgacagcggaagcaagatcgaagaaacaataatgaaataataaagaaattcaatgcaaacaataagaaaatgacacaagagatttaacgtggttaactatcaatgtgatagctacgtccaccggcaccgagatcaaataatttcactaagatcacaaagaatttacaagatgaatcacAATAACACACAAATAATAATGGCTCttttgtgatctctctcaatttgtgattAATGAAACCCTAGCACTAATAGAAGgagatatatatactaaaacctaGCTAAAAGATACTTGGGCTTCAAGAAACTCAAATAACCGTCAAAAAACCTACGAGCAAATAGACTAAATGCATAACTGTCAAAAGCAACTAGTCGTCTCCAGTGAGCAACGATTCGTGGcaaaaagcgacgagtcgtccccAAAAAGCCACGACTCATGACAAACATTCTGACCCAAAAAAGCGACTTCAGAGAGGAAGCTACGACTCGTCGCTTTCTCTACTCCAGAATCGACAACTTGTCGCCTAGCTCCTGACCCATATCTTCACTCGTTCGACTTCAACTCATCTACAACCACGATCAAGACTCGATTCAAGTCACCAATCATCAACAGGCTTGACGATGATGAATACACAAGTTGGGAAGAAGAGTGTAGCCTTATAAACAAAGACTGATTGATTCTGCATTTTCATGCAATTTCCATGCTTATAGACGTTCATACTTCAACACATGATAATTTTTGTTGACAATAATACATGGTTGTGTATGGTTTCATGGGAATTGTAGGCTTTGATGGTGTTGAGATTAGAGGGATGAGCTGAGCTGCTTAGGAGGGTGTTCGGGTGCTGTGCAGAGGATAGACGAGGGGCAGCCATGAAGGTGAGATAGATAACAGCCCTTAAGAGATAACAGCTATAGGTGATCTTAGGGAGAAAACTAATTTACACGAAGGTGCACTTTAGCTCATGTAAAGTTTTTGAAACTCCAATTGGGACTAGGGGGAATGTAGGACAAAGCCCATTTACTGGTGACTGTGTGCCtcataaaagcttaaaactGTTGAAGTCACAAGGGCAGTTTTCACAAGCTTTAAAACTTCTTTCCACTGGTAGTTTTTGGTTAAACAGTCCaaagaaatataattttatatcaGATTATGCTCGTTAATCTGATCAGTAGACCTATCccataaaaaaaaccttaagaTGACAGGAAACGGAATCCACCATTGACAAAAGTTGATTGTTCACAGTAAGCTTAGGTGAATAAACTCTTCCCTCGACCAAAAACAGAAACTAACGAAGTAACgaacaaaaaagaaacaatttCAAGGAGTATTTTGAAGAGTGCTCTTATTCACTCTTAGATAATTCATCAAATAACCATGCTTAGAGAAAAGCTTTACCATCTCTTAAGGTCTTGACACAATTAAGGGCAAATCCAGCTGGATCCCGCACGTGAGGGCACTGAAATTTTGTAGAAATTTTGTTGTGAGATGACCTTTTGTATTGAAGCATTTATGGGACACTCGTGGCTAGTTGAACTACACACTTTCTATGTGATTTTTGTCTCTTACTATTCTTACTAATTTGTAATTTGGAAAATTAATATCTCGATATGAAAACTTGTCGAAATGGACTATAGAATATTATTTATAGGATTGAAttcaaaacattaatttttaacatatacttcctccattccaatttacttgcaatatttgctttttcatgcagttcaatacactaattcaatccttaatatctctaattatgaataataaaaaattacaaaaatttgttattaataatctttgcaatgagacgaatcaaacaagatcccacttgacaatattttaatatatagattaaaaactaatcaaaaattaagagtgataaataaatagtgtcatttttgTCAATGTTACAACTAATTTGAAACGGCAGAAATATACCTATGAtttttataaactttaaaatgaattttataatcATGTGCTATCACTGAGTTAAGTCTATCCGCCACGAGACACAATGATGTACTCAAACGCTGAACGAACATCTTCCTTTTAAGACATCTATGGATTGCTCGACCAAAAATACCAATACTCAACATTCATTAAAGTAGATATTACTCAGGATGAACAAAATCTTAGGGTCTGTTCTCCTGGCCTACTAACAAATTGAACATACAAAACCGAATTGATTGTTTGTTGATTGAATTGTGAATCGTGAGAAGTATTAAATCATGCGGCAAACTGAAAATAGCTTAAGCCAACTTATTATTAGTTGGAGGAGAACAAGCCCTTAACTACTATTTCATTTACAGAAAGTCTCAAATAGCCAAGTGCAAAGGTCATGCCTACATGCATACTAAATGTAGTAATACATCTACTTGGCGACAATGTTCCAAGTCCTACAGCTACCAAATCTCCATCTccaacaaaattcaaaattcttgagaaaaataaattaaatcttTTTGCATCAATCTTTAAAATCATAGCTTAAAAACACAATGTATCAAAACTAAACGTCTCCATTCGACAAATTTGATCAAAtaaggcaaaaaaaaattttaaaaaaaaaactttgataTCTCAATATGCAAATTCACTCTAATTCTTTACATCCAATTGCTAAAATGTTCTTGAAATAAATTTTCTGCTACAGCAAATCACATATACAGCAGATAAATCCCAAACGACCAACAATTGCATAAccaatacaaataaaacaagcTCATATTcaaaaaaccaaatcaaaatcatcaacacacatcaaaattttcaaaaatcggTTAACAAATTTAGTCGCAAATGAAGACCTGAGAAGGAAGACGCCAAGCTTCAAGCTTAGAAGTACACATAGAATCAAGGACTTCGCTGCGACACCATCGACATTTAGGATCGGAAACACAGTGAGATTTATCGACCACTTCTTCGCAATTCGGGATCTGATTTTTCTGgttgttttttgtttgtttctgATTTGCTGATTCAGTTAAAGTCTTGGCTGATCCAAGAATTGAGGAAGATGAAGAGCTGTAGTTCAGTAAGAGGAGCAAAATGAAGAGTAAGGTGATTGAAGATGGAAGGTTTGCACTAGCTGCCATGGAAGAAGTGAGATTAGCTTTTAGggattttgtttggtttgtcCGGAACTTTTTGGATTCAAGTTTGGGATAATAAAAGTCGTTTTTTCTCCACTTTCACATGATAGAGcctttgtaattaattttagcAATTATAACGtcacataaataattttattttttatcaataattttaacttttttagagaatttagaaatttgaaaacaattaggggccgtttggttcgcacaagggaatcggaatggaatcaggaaagggaatgaaggagaaagaaatggattcccctaatttagcctagttgtttggttgtgttcaggaaacggaatgaactgctgaatgattccctttgtgactgtttggttcaagctaaagaatcaaaatttgattttttaaattcttttatattttctccaaaaataagtagttgttatatgataaacttgaaaaaattattttttgaaaaaacataactctaaataataacaacgtagctcgattaattacatataatGACTTGTTTGTAGATCAAAATACATACGAAAAGTGTTCTAGTCCTTTTCAAAATCATTCATGGAACCACAACATTAGATCTAAGCATTACTATTTCCTCCAAGAAGACTCTTAACATAATCACTTTTCAAAGCGTCGGGACACTTTGAAAATATGAGGAGCTTGTTTGGTTGTGAGGTTAGAATGTTAGCCACTTCAAAAACTTGGTTAGGAGTTACACCTTCTAAATTAAAAGATAGTAGTTCCTCTAACACTTTCTCAGTCTGTTCAACTAGCCCTAAACCACTTGtatttaacatttgagaaatagcCCTAAACTTGGCTACAAGTGTCTTAAGTCGAGAATCAATGTGTGGCAGAGCCTTCAAACCACAACCAGGAAGAGCCTTACCTATGAGCTCCTCTAAGCGAACCATGTAGCCGCTTCTAAATCCATTTTCACACCTCCAGTGAGGATCAACAGCTAACTCTGACAAGGCTTCCACAAGAGCCTTATCTTCTTGGGCAGTCCAAAATCGTTTGTTTTTTCCCCTTCCACCTCCACTAGCACTACTTTCATCCATCCTCTATAACATTcaatacaaataaacaaaattgaacTATACTGATCATAGTAAACAAAATTGCATGTATATAAAAATGGAATGAACcaacaaatattcaatacaaGAAATAAACATACAAGTCTGAAAATCAAATACAAGAAATGGaggttttaaataaaaatgaataacatCACAAAGTAAGTCTGCGTTGTCTAGCCCTCCAATCATTGAACATATGTTGGGCCATTGTATTTCGGAAATTCGTCCATGGATCGGTTACAGCAATGGAGGTTATGTACTCcacatcatcttcctcattaacatcaccatcattatcatcaccatcattatcatcactatcattttcCTCAAACAAGTCCTCATCATCAAATTCTGCAAGCATGTATCTCTTTACCAAATTATGTAATAAAGCACAAGCAAGTACAATTCGACCATGTGTTTGTAAACTAAACCAAGAAGGACTTCTAAGAATCCCCCATCTTCCCTTGAGTAATCCAAAGCATCTCTCAATCACATTTCTAGCTTTTGCATGCCTTAAGTTGAAATATTCTTCGGCGGTTTGGG
This genomic stretch from Amaranthus tricolor cultivar Red isolate AtriRed21 chromosome 9, ASM2621246v1, whole genome shotgun sequence harbors:
- the LOC130823774 gene encoding uncharacterized protein LOC130823774 isoform X1, with the translated sequence MAASANLPSSITLLFILLLLLNYSSSSSSILGSAKTLTESANQKQTKNNQKNQIPNCEEVVDKSHCVSDPKCRWCRSEVLDSMCTSKLEAWRLPSQCPHVRDPAGFALNCVKTLRDARNGTISCKIVKDNSIVL
- the LOC130823774 gene encoding uncharacterized protein LOC130823774 isoform X3 → MAASANLPSSITLLFILLLLLNYSSSSSSILGSAKTLTESANQKQTKNNQKNQIPNCEEVVDKSHCVSDPKCRWCRSEVLDSMCTSKLEAWRLPSQLAMVPSVVK
- the LOC130823774 gene encoding uncharacterized protein LOC130823774 isoform X2, with the translated sequence MAASANLPSSITLLFILLLLLNYSSSSSSILGSAKTLTESANQKQTKNNQKNQIPNCEEVVDKSHCVSDPKCRWCRSEVLDSMCTSKLEAWRLPSQCPHVRDPAGFALNCVKTLRDDELKSNE